In Fibrobacter sp. UWB10, the genomic window GTCGAAAGCAGTTCTTCTTCGAAGATCGTAGAATCCAGCTCTTCTTCCAAGATTGTGGAATCTAGCTCCAGCGATACTCCGGTTTCAAGCTCATCTTCGAAGATCGTGGAATCCAGTTCTTCTGAAGAATCTAGCTCTAGCAGCGCTCCGGCTGAAAGTTCTTCTTCTGAAGAAGAATCCAGTTCCAGCAGCGCTCCGGCCGAAAGTTCCTCTTCTGAAGAAGAATCTAGCTCTAGCAGCACTCCAGCCGAAAGTTCCTCCTCTGAAGAAGAATCTAGCTCCAGCAGCGCTCCGGCTGAAAGTTCCTCTTCTTCGGCAGAAGAATCGAGCTCCAGCGAAGAAGTTGATGACTAACATTTAATTTCACCAAACATTTTAAAGCGATAAGCATCCTGGCTACACCAGGATGTTTTTTTGTATATGAGCACCCCAAAGCATAACCTGAGCATAAAAAAAAGCCACCGGATTTTCACCGGCGGCAATTTCTTATCAAAGATTCTGTTAACGCTTTCAAACTTTAAGCATTACAGATCGTCCTCGTCTTCATCTTCTTCATCGTCAGAATCCATGTTATACTTCACCGTCTTGGCACCTTCGATGTCGGCTTCGACGCCATCGGAGTTGACCGGAAGCACGATGAAGTAGAGCGTCTTGACCTTGGAGCCGTAGCTGTCAAGATCGACTCTGTAGTAGGTCGAGCTCGTGTAAGTCAGGTAGGCGAAGTCGTTGTCGAGGTTCGTCTTGGTGTAGATGTTATAGCGAGTGGCATCATCGGATTCATCCCAAGAGAGACGTGCATAGTAAGTGTAGTCCGGATCCTGAGCGATCATGAGGCCTTCGACATTTTCGGGCTTGCCAGCGCTAGAAGAACCGCCGCCCACCACGAAGGTCGAGCTCACAGTGGTATAAGCACCATCGGTAGAGTAAACCGTACCGCGAACGGTATAGCTTGCATCCTTGGTCCACTTGCCAGAATACGGGGAAACTTCAACCGTACGCTTGTCCTTGCTCAGAGACACAGAAACCAGCACATTGCTGCTACCCTTAGAAACGGTCCACTTGGAGGTATTCACAGAGTCGCGTTCGAGTTCAGCGGCGAAGGTGAACTTCACATCGGACGTGGTATCAATTTCAGTGGTGTTATCCGAAATCTTCACGATCTGAGAAGCGCTCTTCACGAGGCTGATGGAGGAAACGTTGATAACGTCGCCAGAACGGTAAGAGGTGCCGCCAACAAGCTTATTTTCGCTACCCACATAGGTCTTGGAGTTGATCTGTTCCTGACCCACGGAAATGGAAACTTCGACACCTTCCGGAAGCTTGTCGAAAGAGTATTCACCGCTTTCGCTCGTTTTCACGGAGAGTTCGCACGGAACAAACTGCTTGGGGAGGTTTGCATAAACGGTCACGCCAGATGCGCCATTGAGCTTGCCCTTTTCATCGGTAAAGAGGACAATACCCTTAGCCTGAACGCCGACCTTGTACATCGGAACGGTCTGGATAACGTCACCAACGCGAGGAACGTCACCAGCACCCTTTTCTTCGAGCTTCACGAGGGCATGGACCGTAGCGTAGCCTTCCTTGGAAATCTGGTAGCTGTGGTCACCCAGAGCCTGGTCTTTCCAAACAGAAAGGCCGAGAGAGTCAGCAATGACAGCTTCGTCGTCAACCACGGAATAAACGGACACGCCAGAAAGGGCTGCGCCAGAATGGTTGTCTACAACCTTGATGGTAATGGTACCTTCGGCCTTGGCATCGTCGTTGATGTTAGTGACAGTGCTATCGCAAGCCGCAAAGAAAGCCGTAATGGCAGCAAAAGAAAATGCATATTTGAACTGCATTTGTCCTCCTTGTAATTAATGCAAACAAAATATAACAAACACGTTATATAATGTCAACGCTTTTTGTATGACAATTTTAACAAAAGAAACCGCTCTCAAAAGAGAGCGGCTTCCAGTTTTCAATCAAAGAAATTCAGTTTTATGCCATCACCAAGTCCGGCCGAACCTTCATTTCGTCGAGCTGAATTTGGTGCAAAACCACATGACCTTCGACCAGACTCTGCTGCACATCGATAATGCGCTGATTCGTGGAACCCCTGAACTTGATTTCAAGCGATTTTTTCGCCATAATGAAGGGGCCGTCGATCAAAATATCGGCAAAAGTCAACAGTTCGAACATGTCCGGGCGTTCGGGCGCAAGATCCATAAGGCGTTCGTAGGTATAACCGGTGAAAATCACCAAGTTGAGCCCACGTTCCTTGATTTCTCGCGCAAGCGGAATCAAGGCTGCCGCCTGGTCCATCGGGTCTCCACCACTGAA contains:
- the nrdG gene encoding anaerobic ribonucleoside-triphosphate reductase activating protein is translated as MDEYPRLRIAGIEPESFVDGPGIRMTIFTQGCHHNCPGCQNPQTHDFNGGHFIDIDEILEMIEENPLLDGITFSGGDPMDQAAALIPLAREIKERGLNLVIFTGYTYERLMDLAPERPDMFELLTFADILIDGPFIMAKKSLEIKFRGSTNQRIIDVQQSLVEGHVVLHQIQLDEMKVRPDLVMA